The following proteins are encoded in a genomic region of Cyclonatronum proteinivorum:
- the rseP gene encoding RIP metalloprotease RseP — protein sequence MEFITGIGVTILLFVAAIFILVLVHELGHFLAAKAFGMRVEQFSVGFPPRLFGKKIGDTDYCISATPLGGYVKIAGMIDETNDGRFLAQEPQPWEFRSKPVWQRLIVMVAGVAFNILLAALIFAMLLLYYGREMIPADNVGAMYIPETSVAHEIGFQTGDELIYINGVRPELYHSGNMVPIGELTRSNLTFTVLRDGAEHTIQAPSNFLDYLNRNPEFLFVTYAVPSEIAAVVPDSPAYEAGLKTGDQVVEIDGAPVNFFLQMSHIIRSSEGPLFLTVLRDGERLNLEVTPNPDTRLIGVGMIDPVEYFGVIYQNVGLLTALGGGFQETWETTTGMLSAFGMMFRGTISFRDNLGGPVAIASVTREATDSGGVRGFWFLVAFLSISLAIVNMLPIPVLDGGHVMFLLYEAVTRREPTVKVRMALQQIGLIFIIGLFIFVTFNDVMRHIIN from the coding sequence ATGGAATTCATTACAGGTATCGGCGTCACAATCTTACTGTTTGTCGCAGCTATCTTCATACTTGTACTCGTGCATGAGCTGGGACACTTCTTGGCAGCAAAAGCTTTCGGTATGCGGGTTGAGCAATTTTCAGTAGGTTTCCCGCCCCGCCTTTTCGGAAAGAAAATTGGAGATACCGACTATTGCATTTCTGCAACACCGCTGGGCGGTTACGTGAAGATTGCAGGCATGATTGATGAGACCAATGACGGGCGGTTTCTGGCACAGGAGCCCCAACCCTGGGAGTTCCGCTCAAAACCGGTATGGCAGCGACTGATTGTTATGGTCGCGGGGGTAGCCTTTAATATTTTGCTGGCTGCACTCATCTTTGCCATGCTGTTGCTGTACTATGGCCGTGAAATGATTCCTGCCGACAATGTTGGTGCGATGTACATCCCGGAAACTTCCGTTGCTCACGAAATCGGGTTTCAGACGGGAGATGAGCTCATTTACATCAACGGTGTGCGTCCGGAGCTGTACCACAGCGGCAATATGGTCCCCATCGGAGAGCTGACCCGCAGCAACCTGACCTTTACCGTACTTCGCGATGGTGCAGAACACACCATTCAGGCACCATCCAACTTCTTAGACTACCTGAACCGAAACCCTGAGTTTTTATTTGTTACCTATGCCGTACCCAGTGAAATTGCGGCTGTTGTGCCCGATTCACCGGCCTATGAAGCCGGCTTAAAGACTGGTGACCAGGTAGTCGAAATTGACGGTGCGCCGGTTAATTTCTTTCTTCAGATGTCGCATATCATTCGCAGTTCTGAAGGACCCTTGTTCCTTACGGTACTTCGCGACGGTGAGCGGCTGAATCTGGAAGTAACACCCAATCCAGATACGCGGCTGATTGGGGTAGGGATGATTGATCCCGTGGAATATTTCGGGGTTATCTACCAAAATGTCGGGCTTTTAACGGCACTCGGTGGCGGCTTTCAGGAAACCTGGGAAACGACAACCGGTATGCTCAGCGCTTTCGGGATGATGTTCCGGGGAACCATATCCTTTCGGGATAATCTCGGCGGACCTGTTGCAATTGCTTCCGTAACGCGGGAAGCAACAGACAGCGGAGGCGTGCGCGGCTTCTGGTTTCTGGTCGCTTTTCTGAGCATTTCACTGGCAATCGTCAACATGCTGCCCATTCCGGTCCTTGACGGGGGTCATGTGATGTTTTTGCTTTATGAAGCTGTAACCCGCCGCGAACCTACAGTGAAAGTGCGCATGGCACTACAGCAAATTGGTCTCATCTTTATTATCGGGCTGTTTATCTTTGTGACATTCAACGACGTCATGCGACACATCATTAATTAA
- a CDS encoding phosphatidylserine decarboxylase family protein — translation MFAKEGYSIIGTAIVISILLSVIGAFAGGVVAWVLYILAVLTTAFTLYFFRDPERNPPDGFEDKLIAPADGKVILLINGLKHDFFDEPCTQISIFLSPLDVHVNRVPASGKIVQADYYPGEYLVAWHEKASELNERSEFGMVHPSGGKVFFRQITGYIARRIVFDLKEGDEVSAGDKFGMMKFGSRMDILVPDSMKLLVKPGDRTVAGESLMGIFKSS, via the coding sequence ATGTTTGCAAAAGAAGGCTACTCAATTATCGGTACGGCAATTGTCATCTCCATTCTCCTGTCTGTCATAGGCGCGTTTGCTGGTGGCGTTGTTGCATGGGTGCTTTATATCCTGGCTGTGCTAACTACAGCATTCACCCTTTACTTCTTCAGGGACCCGGAAAGAAATCCGCCGGATGGTTTTGAAGACAAGCTGATAGCGCCGGCTGACGGCAAAGTTATTTTACTGATTAATGGCCTGAAGCATGACTTTTTTGATGAACCCTGTACGCAGATCAGTATTTTTTTGTCCCCGCTTGATGTTCACGTGAACAGGGTACCTGCAAGCGGAAAAATTGTTCAGGCAGACTATTATCCCGGCGAATATCTCGTTGCATGGCATGAAAAAGCTTCCGAGCTGAACGAGCGATCTGAATTTGGCATGGTTCATCCTTCGGGCGGAAAAGTTTTCTTTCGGCAGATTACCGGGTATATCGCAAGAAGAATTGTTTTTGATCTGAAGGAAGGAGACGAAGTAAGTGCAGGAGACAAATTTGGCATGATGAAATTCGGATCACGAATGGATATTCTCGTTCCTGACTCCATGAAACTTTTGGTCAAACCCGGCGACCGAACCGTCGCCGGTGAATCGCTTATGGGCATTTTTAAATCAAGCTGA
- the pssA gene encoding CDP-diacylglycerol--serine O-phosphatidyltransferase yields the protein MIQRGVKTSVPRKRRKIKGRGKEFRQKANVRFQERIKKPIPRSVVPSFFTLMNLFSGFLAILMVFEGKLATAAWLIVLAAFFDVLDGFMARLTNGDSVFGIELDSLSDIVSFGAAPGILVYAWLFSAPTPGPANIALPLVAALPALCGAIRLARFNIDAKAEPSSFFKGLPIPAQAMMLVAFFLTFQNNLEFFEIFKHGANSVIIPTIIILSLLMVSTVPFDKVPRFNKEYMRQNRPLVFLFIVYALTIIILQEYGLMIVFTIFILRGLIMFGIQFWDDVMGDESETESDPQQSAG from the coding sequence GTGATACAACGAGGCGTAAAAACATCGGTACCGCGAAAAAGGCGTAAGATCAAAGGCAGGGGCAAAGAGTTCCGACAGAAAGCCAATGTGCGCTTTCAGGAACGCATTAAGAAGCCCATTCCGAGATCAGTTGTGCCCAGTTTCTTTACGCTCATGAACCTGTTTTCCGGTTTTCTCGCCATTCTGATGGTGTTTGAAGGAAAACTTGCCACAGCGGCCTGGCTTATCGTGCTTGCCGCTTTTTTTGACGTACTTGACGGATTCATGGCCCGTCTCACCAACGGAGACAGCGTTTTTGGCATTGAGCTTGATTCCCTCAGCGATATCGTCTCTTTTGGCGCAGCACCGGGAATTCTGGTCTATGCATGGCTTTTTTCGGCACCAACACCCGGACCCGCAAATATTGCGTTGCCACTTGTTGCCGCGCTTCCGGCCCTTTGCGGTGCTATACGACTCGCCCGCTTTAATATCGACGCCAAAGCCGAGCCTTCCTCCTTCTTTAAAGGACTCCCCATCCCGGCACAGGCCATGATGCTCGTTGCCTTTTTCCTCACTTTTCAAAACAACCTCGAGTTTTTCGAGATTTTTAAGCACGGTGCCAATTCAGTCATCATCCCCACTATCATCATCCTTTCATTACTGATGGTGAGCACCGTGCCCTTTGATAAAGTGCCCCGCTTCAATAAAGAGTACATGCGTCAGAACCGGCCGCTTGTATTCCTTTTTATCGTTTATGCCCTGACCATCATCATACTGCAGGAATACGGTCTGATGATTGTTTTCACCATTTTTATTTTGCGCGGGCTGATCATGTTCGGGATTCAGTTTTGGGATGATGTTATGGGGGATGAATCCGAAACGGAATCAGATCCGCAGCAATCAGCCGGCTGA